One window of the Hemitrygon akajei chromosome 5, sHemAka1.3, whole genome shotgun sequence genome contains the following:
- the LOC140727369 gene encoding small ribosomal subunit protein uS9-like, which produces MPAKGPSQSAQVFGRKKTATAVAHCKRGNGLIKVNGRPLEQIEPKTLQYKLLEPVLLLGKERFAGVDIRVHVKGGGHVAQIYAIRQSISKALVAYYQKYVDEASKKEIKDILIQYDRTLLVADPRCEAKKFGGPGARARYQKSYH; this is translated from the coding sequence ATGCCTGCGAAAGGACCTTCGCAATCTGCTCAGGTTTTTGGGCGAAAGAAAACAGCGACTGCTGTTGCTCATTGCAAAAGGGGAAATGGCCTCATCAAAGTGAATGGCAGGCCTCTGGAACAGATTGAGCCAAAGACTTTACAGTACAAGCTGTTGGAGCCAGTTCTGCTTTTGGGCAAAGAAAGGTTTGCTGGTGTCGACATCAGAGTTCATGTGAAGGGTGGTGGTCACGTAGCTCAAATCTATGCTATCCGTCAATCCATTTCCAAAGCATTGGTGGCTTACTACCAGAAATATGTAGATGAAGCATCCAAGAAGGAGatcaaggacatcctcatccaGTATGACAGGACTCTGCTGGTTGCTGATCCTCGTTGTGAGGCCAAGAAATTCGGTGGACCTGGTGCCCGTGCACGTTACCAGAAATCTTACcattaa